In the genome of Bosea sp. BIWAKO-01, the window GTGCGCTCGAATTCCTGATCGGTGACAAGCTGGCGTGACGGAGGGAGGCAAATACATGAACAAGGCTCCCCGCGCCGTTCGTCTCGATGCCACCGTGCCGGGCGAGGACGGTCCACGCATGACGACGGGTGTCGCGGTCCTGCCCGAAAGCGAACCGCTCGACCCGGCCGAGCCGGCCGTCGTTCCGATTGCGAGCCGTAAGGGCTTCAGCTGGGGCAGCGTGTTCGTTGCGGGTCTATCTGCCTTCCTGACACTCTCGATCGGCGTCTGGGCCGAGCGGACCATCACCTCGCTGATGAATGAGAGCCCGGTGCTGGGTTATGCGGCATTGGCCTCGGCGGCGGTCGCCGTGCTCGCACTTCTGGTGATGCTGGGCAAGGTTCTGCGCGACATCCTGCGCGAGCGGCGCGTCGAGTCCTTGCGGCTGCGTGCCACGGCGGTGCTTGCTGGTGGCAGTCTCGACGAAGCCAAGGCGATCACCGGCGAACTCCAGCGCCTTTATGCGACGCGACCGGAGACCGCAAAGAGCCGGGCGGAGCTGGCGGACAGCCTGCCCCAGCTCTTTGCGCCGCATGATGTTCTGACGGTCGCAGAGCGGAGCCTGATGACGCCGCTCGATGCGGCGGCGCAGGCGCAGATCGCGCTGGCTGCGCGCCGGGTCTCGCTGGTCACCGCCGTCAGCCCGCGGGCCCTGATCGATATCGTCTTCGTACTTGTGGCCTGCGCCAGATTGCTGCGGGCGATCGCCGGCATCTATGCCGGCCGCCCCGGGACGCTGGGTCTGCTGCGGCTGGCGCGGCAGGTGCTCGGCCACCTGGTCGTGACAGGCGGCATCGCGGCCGGTGACGCGCTGGTTCAGCAGGTGGTCGGACAGGGGCTCGCCGCTCGGCTTTCGGCCAAGCTCGGGGAGGGCGTGCTCAATGGCCTGCTGACGGCGCGCGTCGGGCTCGCTGCGCTTGCCGTCTGCCGGCCCCTGCCATTCATCGAAGCCAAGCCACCCACCCTGTCGGATGTGGCCAGCGACCTTCCGTCTTGGCGCGGCACGGCTTCCAGTTGATCTTCGGGCTCGGCAAGATTTTGGGCTCGGCAAGAATTGCCGGCCGGCACGGAAACTGCCGGGCGGAATTCGCCGCGATACGGTTTCGAAACCATCCAAGTGATTGAAAAATAGAATTCTCGTGCATGGCACAGGCCGTGCAGTGGCTGCCTCGACGTATTGGGCGCCCATCCGGGTGCCAGGGTTGAGGCGAGGGTATCATGGGTGTCTTCAGCGCGCTGACGACGGCAGTTTCGGGCATGCAGGCGCAGTCCTATGCGCTCGAGAATATCTCAGGCAACATCGCGAATTCGAGGACGGCCGGCTTCAAGCGTGTCGATACGACGTTCTCGGATCTGGTCCCGGATTCGGCTCTCAATCGCCAGATCGCTGGCTCTGTCGCGTCCTATAGCCGCGCGACCAACACGATCCAGGGCGATCTCCAGGCCACGCGCATCGACACCAATGTGGCGATCAACGGCGATGGCTTCTTTGTCGTCGACCAGCGCCAGAGCGGATTGGGGGCCAATACCCAGTTCACCAACAGCAACCTCTATACCCGCCGCGGCGATTTCGACTTCGATGCCAATGGGTATCTCGTGAATGGCGCGGGCTACTATCTGAAGGGGCTGAAGATCGACGCCGTCACGGGCCAGTTGGTCGGCACACAGCCCGAGGTTCTGCGGATCACCAAGGAGCAGTTCCCGGCCAAGGCGACGACCTCGATTGAATATCGCGCCAATATCCCGGCCTATCCCGGCACGACGAACGCGAAGACCACCGTGCCGGGTTCCGAGCTGCTGAAGGCCACGGGTTACACCTCCAATCCGCTGTCCACGACCGCCGGCGGAACCGGTCTCGTGACCGGCGCCGACGTGACCCGATTCCTGAGCGATTCCATCGCCGGCGGCTCCGTCACCGTCTATGACGCGCTAGGCAAGGCGACGAGCGTCGAACTGCGCTGGGCCAAGACCACGAATGCGGCGCCGGCCCAGGTCGGGCCGCCGGCCGTTCCGGCGACCACCGACACCTGGAACCTGTTCGTCGCCGAGAATACCGGAGCGACCGGCGCCGCGGTGGCCTATCGCAATGCCAATATCGACATCACCTTCGGCCCCACCGGCCAGATGACGAACCCTGCGGGCGGCAACATCACGCTGCCGAGCATGACGATTGCGGGCACCGCGATCTCCGGCATCAACCTCACGACCGGCGGCAATGGTCTGACCCAGAACGGCGATGTCAGCGGCCAGATCGACGCGCGCAGCATCCGCCAGGACGGCTATACGGCCGGCACGCTCGACCGCGTCTCGGTTTCGGCCGAAGGCCAGGTGATCGGCACGTTCAGTAACGGCCAGGTCGTCGCAATGGCCCAGCTTTCGGTGGCTCGCTTTAACGCCGGCAACGCCCTGAAGCGCCTTGACGGTGGCGCCTTCGAGGAAACGATCGAATCCGGTCCGCCGATCATCGGTCTGGGTACGTCGCAGCTCATTGGCGGCAATGTCGAGCAATCCAACACCGACATCGCCGACGAGTTCTCGAAAATGATCGTCACCCAGCAGGCCTATTCGGCCAACACCAAGGTGATCAGCACGGCGCAGGAAATGCTGCGCGACGTGTTCAGCATCATCCGCTGAGCGGCCTTGACCGCCGGCGGAGGCGGTTCCGGGCGATCCAGGAGGATCGCCGGTGACGGCAGGAGTTGACGATGGGTCTGAGCACTTCCCTGGGTACTGCGATTTCCGGCCTGCATGTCACGCAGACCGGTATCGGCGTCGTTTCGCAGAATGTCGCCAATGCCGGCGTCGCCGGCTATGTCCGGCGCGTCGTCAGCACCTCCGATACGCTCAGTGGCGCGACGATCGGCACGTCGAGCACGGCCGTTCAGCGCCTGCTCGACAAGATCGTCCAGCATCAACTCTGGCAGGAAAGTGCCGGCGCTGCCTACACTTCGACACGGGCGGATGCGCTCTCGAACCTCGACAAGCTCTTCGGCGCGCCGGGAAGTGCGACGGCACTGGATTCGGTCTACAGCTCCTTCACCACCTCGCTCCAGGCGCTGAAGAACGATCCGTCATCCTATACCAACCGCACGGCCGTGCTCGATGCAGCAAGCCAGCTCGCGAACCGCCTGAACGGGCTGTCGGCCGGCGTTCAGGCTGAACGCACCCAGGCCGAGACGAAGATCGGCGGTGCCGTCAACCAGATCAACCAGCTGCTGGACTCGCTAACCAGCGTCAATGCCCGGATCGTGCAGGGGCAGAGCGACCAGGCTACAGCAGGACTGAAGGACCAGCGCGACCGGATCGTCTCCGAACTCTCGCAATACATGGACATCAAGACCAGCGAGGATGCGCGCGGCTCGCTCAGCATCGTCACCGGATCAGGTGCTCAGATTTTCGACGGCCGCCCGGCGGTGAAGTTCAGCTTCGACGGCCGCTCCGCGCTTGGCCCGGAATCGCAATGGAGCCCCAACGGGGCGACGCGTGGTGTCGGCACCATCACGATGACCGACAATTCCGGCAACCAGATCGACGCGATCGCCAACAAGGTGTTCCGGTCGGGCGAGATCGCGGCCAATCTCGAGCTTCGCGACAAGACGCTGGTGCAGATGCAGGCCCAGCTCGACGAGATGGCCGCGCAGCTCTCGAGCGCCTTGTCTGATCGGGAGATCGCGGGAACGGCCGTTACTGCAGGCGCGGCCTCGGGCTTCGATGTCGACCTCGCCGGGCTTCAGTCCGGCAATAGCGTGACGCTCGACTACCAGGTCACCCCCGGTGGGGCGACGCGGCGTTTCACCTTCGTTCGCGTGGAATCCGGTGCGTCGCTGCCGCTGCCCGCATCAGCAAGCGGCGATGCCAACAACACCGTGGTCGGCATCGATTTCTCGGGCGGCCCGGCGTCTGTCGCGGCCCAGATCCAGGCCGCGATCGGCGGTGGGTTCACGGTTTCGAATACCGGTTCGATGCTGCGCATCGTGGACGATGGCGCGGGCAATACCCGCGACGTGCTCGGCCTGACCGCGCGCCCGACTACGACAAGCCTGTCGGGGGCCAACGGATCGCCCGAATTGCCCTTCTTCGTCGATGCCGGGAACGGCAATGGCGCCTATACCGGCTCGTTCGAGGGCAAGTCCCAGGCTGTGGGTTTTGCCAGTCGTATCACGATCAATCCTGGCCTGATCGCAGACCGCTCGAAGCTCGTCGTCTTCAACACCACGCCCGCGACGCCGCAGGGCGACGCGACCCGGCCGCAGATGCTGCTCGACCGGCTGACCAAGGGCCTGCGGAGCGTCACCAACGCGGTCTCGCTCGACGGTTCGACGGCGACCTCCAACATCACCGTCTCGAACTTCGTGCAGCGCGTTGTCGCCTCGCAGGGGCAGGCAGTCGAAAACGCCAAACGCCTCGATGAAGGCCAGCAGGTGGCGCTCGCCTCGGTGCAGAGCCGCTTCGCCGAGACCTCGCAGGTCAATGTCGATCAGGAAATGGCGACGCTGATCGAGCTGCAAAACGCCTATGCCGCCAATGCCCGCATCATCTCCACCGTGAAGGAGATGATGGACATGCTGATGAGAGTCTGAGGGACGCCATCATGACGATTACCTCCTATGGCACCGGAGCCTATCGCGCGGCCAGGCCGAGCGAATTCGTCTCGACCCGGGCAAAATTCGACGATCTGCAGCGTCAGCTCGATACGGGCAAGAAGGTCACGAGCTATGGCGATCTCGGGATCGAGCGGCGCACCAGTCTCGATCTTAATGCCAAGAAGGCCTCGCTCGATTCCTGGCTCTCCGGGATCCAGCTTGCCGACGTCAACCTCAAGCTCTCGACCAAAGCGGTCGAGGGGTTTGCCAAGCTCACGGCCGAAACCAAGAACGACGCGCGTCCGGGCAGCTATGTCGAGAGCGCCAGCGGCCGTTCGGCGCCCCAGGTTCTGGCCGAGGAAAAGTTCAAGCAGGCGCTCGACCTGCTCAACACCAATGTCGGCGGGCGCTACCTGTTCTCGGGGCGGACGTCGGATACCGAGCCGGTGGTCAGCTATTCCCTGATCATGGATGGGGACGGTTCCGGCCGCGCCGGGCTGAAGCAGATGATCGCTGAGCGCAAGGAAGCCGATCTCGGCCTGACCGGGCTCGGGCGCCTCACGGCAGGTGGCGCCGGCACGACGGCGACAATCGCGGAAGAGGCGGGCAATCCCAATTACGGCTTCAAGCTGAAATCCGCCACCACGACATCGGCGGGATTGGTCCCGACCTATACCGCGGGTCCGCCGGCCGATGTCTCCGTGAATGTCGCGGCTCAGCCGCAGCCCGGTGACACCTTGCGCTTCAAGGTCGATCTGCCCGATGGCACCCAGAAGGAGATCGTCCTGACGGCGCGGGCGGCTGGGAGCAATGGCAGCGCGACGGACACGTTCGAGATCGGTGCCGACGTCAATGCCACGGCCGCCAATCTGCGTGCTTCGGTCTCCGCCGCCTTTGGCAAGGAGGCGCAGACGACGCTATCGGCTTCGTCGGCCCAGGTCGCGGCCAAGAACTTCTTCGACGGCAGTCCCAGCAATCCGCCGGTGCGTGTGCCGGGACCGCCCTTCGCCACCGCGACGGCTGCGCCGGCGCCAGGCACCGCGGCGAATACGGTGATCTGGTACCAGGGCGATGATGCGCCTGGCTCGGCGCGTGCTACGTCGACCGTGCAGGTCGATCAGAGCGAGACCGTCGCGATCGGTGCACGCGCCAATGAGGAAGCCTTCAAGGTCGGGTTGGCGCAGTTTGCCGTGTTCGCCGCCGAGACCTTCCCGGCCGGCGATCCCAACTCGAAGGGGCGTTACGAGGCCCTGGCCGAACGCGTCAGCAATACGATCGGCTACGGCACCGGCGTGCAGAAGCCGGCCGAGATCATCGTCGAACTCGGGACGGCCCAGAAGGCGATGGCGAGCGCCAAGGAACGC includes:
- a CDS encoding YcjF family protein; this encodes MNKAPRAVRLDATVPGEDGPRMTTGVAVLPESEPLDPAEPAVVPIASRKGFSWGSVFVAGLSAFLTLSIGVWAERTITSLMNESPVLGYAALASAAVAVLALLVMLGKVLRDILRERRVESLRLRATAVLAGGSLDEAKAITGELQRLYATRPETAKSRAELADSLPQLFAPHDVLTVAERSLMTPLDAAAQAQIALAARRVSLVTAVSPRALIDIVFVLVACARLLRAIAGIYAGRPGTLGLLRLARQVLGHLVVTGGIAAGDALVQQVVGQGLAARLSAKLGEGVLNGLLTARVGLAALAVCRPLPFIEAKPPTLSDVASDLPSWRGTASS
- a CDS encoding flagellar hook protein FlgE, whose amino-acid sequence is MGVFSALTTAVSGMQAQSYALENISGNIANSRTAGFKRVDTTFSDLVPDSALNRQIAGSVASYSRATNTIQGDLQATRIDTNVAINGDGFFVVDQRQSGLGANTQFTNSNLYTRRGDFDFDANGYLVNGAGYYLKGLKIDAVTGQLVGTQPEVLRITKEQFPAKATTSIEYRANIPAYPGTTNAKTTVPGSELLKATGYTSNPLSTTAGGTGLVTGADVTRFLSDSIAGGSVTVYDALGKATSVELRWAKTTNAAPAQVGPPAVPATTDTWNLFVAENTGATGAAVAYRNANIDITFGPTGQMTNPAGGNITLPSMTIAGTAISGINLTTGGNGLTQNGDVSGQIDARSIRQDGYTAGTLDRVSVSAEGQVIGTFSNGQVVAMAQLSVARFNAGNALKRLDGGAFEETIESGPPIIGLGTSQLIGGNVEQSNTDIADEFSKMIVTQQAYSANTKVISTAQEMLRDVFSIIR
- the flgK gene encoding flagellar hook-associated protein FlgK, coding for MGLSTSLGTAISGLHVTQTGIGVVSQNVANAGVAGYVRRVVSTSDTLSGATIGTSSTAVQRLLDKIVQHQLWQESAGAAYTSTRADALSNLDKLFGAPGSATALDSVYSSFTTSLQALKNDPSSYTNRTAVLDAASQLANRLNGLSAGVQAERTQAETKIGGAVNQINQLLDSLTSVNARIVQGQSDQATAGLKDQRDRIVSELSQYMDIKTSEDARGSLSIVTGSGAQIFDGRPAVKFSFDGRSALGPESQWSPNGATRGVGTITMTDNSGNQIDAIANKVFRSGEIAANLELRDKTLVQMQAQLDEMAAQLSSALSDREIAGTAVTAGAASGFDVDLAGLQSGNSVTLDYQVTPGGATRRFTFVRVESGASLPLPASASGDANNTVVGIDFSGGPASVAAQIQAAIGGGFTVSNTGSMLRIVDDGAGNTRDVLGLTARPTTTSLSGANGSPELPFFVDAGNGNGAYTGSFEGKSQAVGFASRITINPGLIADRSKLVVFNTTPATPQGDATRPQMLLDRLTKGLRSVTNAVSLDGSTATSNITVSNFVQRVVASQGQAVENAKRLDEGQQVALASVQSRFAETSQVNVDQEMATLIELQNAYAANARIISTVKEMMDMLMRV